The Humulus lupulus chromosome 4, drHumLupu1.1, whole genome shotgun sequence genome has a window encoding:
- the LOC133833022 gene encoding uncharacterized protein LOC133833022 — protein sequence MDRRWIHILDKLSPEYAAGINNFISVASEFRNSSGMVLCPCRRCMNKQSQSLNVIKLHLLTHGFLSTYTTWTHHGEEIEGVEDEVLADVEDAEATDDLSAGLQDAFGGPYFDIGPTSDFIDNEFPRNSNDKYDALLDSVHNPLYENCTKFSVLSAVVKLMNLKVINKWTDKGFDDLLNCLKEMLPDGNHCPISYYQTRRLLSEVGLGYEQIDVCQYDCALFYGENANATMCLICKSSRYVRNKIPHKRLRWFPIKARLKRLFSSKHTAKVMRWHKEVRKDEPGILRHPADGDAWKNFDKTYPEFAVDSRSVRMGLASDGFNPFSNMTSTYSLWPVILIPYNMPPWASPNGTNYLMSLLIPGPKSPGKDYDVFLRPLIEELKELWEGIEAYDSYEGCMFKLRAAILWTISDFPAYAYLSGWSTAGKLACPVCLDDTRSKRITDKQCFMGHRCYLRNNHSWRKSREYDGATEFRPPPRTCWTHHLRSCWILSVKPFNGIY from the coding sequence ATGGATCGTAGGTGGATTCACATACTTGATAAGTTATCACCAGAATATGCTGCTGGTATAAACAATTTCATAAGTGTTGCAAGTGAGTTCAGAAACTCTAGTGGAATGGTATTATGCCCGTGTCGGCGATGCATGAATAAACAATCACAATCTTTGAATGTGATCAAGTTACACTTGCTCACTCATGGATTTCTTAGTACTTATACTACTTGGACCCACCATGGTGAGGAAATAGAGGGTGTTGAAGATGAAGTGCTAGCCGATGTTGAGGATGCTGAAGCAACCGATGATTTGTCTGCAGGCTTACAAGATGCTTTTGGTGGTCCATATTTTGATATCGGTCCAACGAGTGATTTCATTGACAATGAATTCCCTCGCAATTCTAATGACAAGTATGATGCCTTGTTAGATTCGGTTCATAATCCTTTGTATGAGAATTGTACAAAGTTTTCTGTCCTAAGTGCTGTCGTAAAGTTAATGAATTTAAAGGTGATTAACAAGTGGACAGATAAAGGCTTTGATGACCTTTTGAATTGTCTTAAAGAAATGTTACCCGATGGTAATCATTGCCCGATAAGTTATTATCAAACGAGGAGGCTTCTATCTGAAGTTGGCTTGGGGTACGAGCAAATTGACGTGTGCCAATATGATTGTGCATTGTTTTATGGTGAGAATGCAAATGCTACAATGTGCCTTATATGCAAATCTAGTCGTTATGTGCGAAATAAAATTCCACATAAACGACTTAGATGGTTTCCAATCAAGGCTCGACTGAAACGCTTGTTTAGCTCAAAGCATACTGCCAAGGTTATGCGATGGCATAAAGAGGTGCGCAAAGATGAACCCGGTATATTACGTCATCCAGCTGATGGGGATGCTTGGAAGAACTTTGACAAGACATACCCTGAATTTGCAGTGGATTCGAGGAGTGTGCGAATGGGACTAGCGTCAGATGGGTTTAACCCTTTCTCAAACATGACATCCACGTACAGCTTATGGCCTGTGATATTAATTCCATATAACATGCCGCCTTGGGCTTCTCCGAATGGAACAAATTATCTCATGTCATTATTAATACCAGGGCCTAAATCTCCTGGAAAGGATTATGATGTGTTTTTGAGACCACTGATTGAAGAACTTAAGGAGTTATGGGAGGGAATTGAGGCGTATGATTCATATGAAGGGTGTATGTTCAAACTTCGAGCCGCTATCTTATGGACAATCAGTGATTTTCCAGCTTATGCCTACTTATCGGGATGGAGCACTGCTGGGAAATTAGCATGCCCTGTTTGTTTGGATGATACGAGATCTAAAAGAATAACCGACAAACAATGTTTCATGGGGCATCGATGTTATTTGAGAAACAACCATTCTTGGCGAAAGAGTAGAGAGTATGATGGGGCTACTGAGTTTCGTCCCCCACCTAGAACTTGTTGGACGCATCATCTGCGAAGTTGTTGGATTCTTTCAGTAAAACCGTTCAATGGTATATACTGA